A window of the Nitrospinaceae bacterium genome harbors these coding sequences:
- the rpsJ gene encoding 30S ribosomal protein S10, producing MDQKIRIRLKAYDHRLLDQSVAEIVETVRRTGAVLVGPIPLPTTISKYTVLRGPHVHKKSREQFETRTHKRLVDIMDPTQQTVDALMKLELAAGVDVEIKL from the coding sequence ATGGATCAAAAGATTCGGATACGCCTGAAAGCCTATGATCACCGCCTGCTCGATCAGTCGGTGGCCGAGATTGTCGAGACGGTACGCCGTACTGGGGCGGTTCTTGTCGGACCAATCCCTCTGCCTACGACGATTAGCAAATATACGGTGCTCCGTGGACCGCACGTGCATAAAAAGTCCCGCGAGCAATTTGAAACACGTACGCATAAGCGCCTAGTAGATATCATGGACCCGACCCAACAGACGGTCGATGCCTTGATGAAACTAGAGTTGGCCGCTGGCGTCGACGTCGAAATCAAGCTTTAG
- the tuf gene encoding elongation factor Tu, with protein MAKAKFERTKPHVNVGTIGHVDHGKTTLTAAITKHLAESGGAEAVAFDEIDKAPEERERGITIATAHVEYETANRHYAHVDCPGHADYVKNMITGAAQMDGAILVVSAADGPMPQTREHILLARQVGVPNIVVYMNKVDMVDDEELLDLVELEVRELLSNYDFPGDDIPFVKGSALQALEGTSTESIDELMTAVDTYIPQPERDVDKPFLMPVEDVFSISGRGTVATGRVERGIVNVGDDVEIVGINDTQKTVATGVEMFRKLLDQGQAGDNVGVLLRGTKKDEIERGQVLAAPGSILPHTKFKCEVYILTKEEGGRHTPFFNGYRPQFYFRTTDVTGSVTLPEGREMVMPGDNVGMDVVLIQPIAMEKELRFAIREGGRTVGAGVVTEVIE; from the coding sequence ATGGCTAAGGCGAAGTTTGAACGGACAAAGCCGCACGTGAACGTAGGGACGATCGGACACGTTGACCATGGGAAGACAACGTTGACGGCAGCGATAACCAAGCATCTAGCGGAATCAGGCGGAGCCGAGGCGGTCGCGTTTGATGAGATCGACAAAGCCCCTGAGGAGCGCGAGCGTGGTATCACGATAGCGACGGCGCACGTTGAGTACGAGACGGCGAACCGTCACTACGCACACGTTGACTGCCCGGGACACGCAGACTACGTGAAGAACATGATAACGGGAGCGGCTCAGATGGACGGGGCGATTCTCGTTGTGTCGGCTGCGGACGGCCCGATGCCTCAGACGCGCGAGCACATACTGCTGGCGCGGCAGGTTGGGGTTCCGAACATCGTTGTGTATATGAATAAAGTAGACATGGTGGATGATGAGGAGTTGCTGGATCTGGTTGAGTTGGAGGTACGGGAGCTTCTCTCGAACTACGATTTTCCAGGCGACGACATCCCCTTTGTGAAAGGCTCGGCGCTTCAGGCCCTCGAGGGCACCTCTACGGAGAGCATCGATGAGCTGATGACGGCGGTAGATACATACATCCCTCAGCCAGAGCGCGATGTAGATAAGCCGTTCCTGATGCCGGTTGAGGACGTATTCTCGATTTCGGGTCGCGGTACGGTTGCGACGGGTCGTGTAGAGCGCGGGATCGTGAACGTAGGCGATGACGTAGAGATCGTAGGGATCAACGATACGCAGAAGACCGTGGCGACGGGGGTTGAGATGTTCCGCAAGCTTCTGGACCAGGGTCAAGCTGGCGACAACGTAGGCGTTTTGCTTCGCGGCACGAAGAAAGATGAGATAGAGCGGGGCCAGGTTCTTGCGGCGCCGGGCTCTATCCTGCCTCACACGAAGTTCAAGTGCGAGGTGTACATATTGACGAAAGAGGAGGGTGGTCGCCATACCCCGTTTTTCAATGGCTACCGTCCCCAGTTTTATTTCCGTACAACAGACGTGACGGGCTCGGTAACACTACCCGAGGGTCGCGAGATGGTGATGCCGGGAGACAACGTGGGTATGGATGTGGTATTGATTCAGCCCATCGCAATGGAGAAAGAACTTCGCTTCGCCATTCGCGAGGGTGGCCGGACAGTAGGTGCCGGGGTCGTTACCGAGGTGATCGAATAG
- the rpsG gene encoding 30S ribosomal protein S7, whose product MARRKRATKRVVLPDPKFKDRLVTRFINSLMIQGKKSLAERVFYDAMDIIEEKMKEDPLKVFKRAVENVKPALEVRPRRVGGATYQIPIEVRPDRRTALSIRWIIQNSRSRDKKIEAGLSAELMDAANSTGGSVRQRENTHRMADANKAFAHYRW is encoded by the coding sequence ATGGCAAGGCGGAAAAGAGCGACTAAGCGTGTGGTTTTACCGGATCCGAAGTTCAAGGATCGCCTGGTAACTCGGTTCATCAACTCGTTGATGATTCAGGGCAAAAAATCGCTTGCCGAGAGAGTTTTTTACGACGCGATGGACATTATTGAAGAGAAAATGAAGGAAGATCCTCTCAAGGTGTTCAAGCGTGCGGTTGAGAACGTTAAGCCGGCTCTTGAGGTTCGGCCTCGGCGAGTCGGTGGGGCGACCTATCAGATTCCGATTGAAGTCAGGCCGGATCGCCGGACCGCACTAAGTATCAGATGGATTATTCAGAACTCCCGAAGTCGGGACAAAAAGATTGAGGCTGGCCTTTCTGCCGAACTCATGGATGCAGCTAACAGTACTGGTGGGTCAGTTCGACAGAGAGAAAATACCCATCGTATGGCTGATGCCAATAAGGCCTTTGCTCACTACCGCTGGTAG
- the rplD gene encoding 50S ribosomal protein L4: MSQVDVLDLDGKVVEQIELPESVFNGEVKLHLIHQMVKYQLAKRRAGTHSTLTRKEVSGTGAKPWRQKGTGRARAGDVKSPIWRSGGITFGPKPRSYKQRMPKKMRRGALMSALNLKLKEGKLKVIADFQFSEAKTKTAIDALNNLDAAGKTLLVSNEQQANFLTAVKNVRTAKPLRVEGLNVYDIMWHEHILCTKGAIEAIAQRLAG, translated from the coding sequence ATGTCTCAAGTTGACGTACTGGACCTTGATGGAAAAGTTGTTGAGCAGATCGAACTTCCCGAATCTGTATTTAATGGCGAGGTGAAGCTACATCTGATTCATCAGATGGTGAAGTATCAGCTAGCCAAACGGCGAGCCGGAACGCACTCAACCTTAACCCGCAAGGAAGTAAGCGGGACGGGCGCTAAGCCTTGGCGTCAGAAGGGAACTGGGCGCGCTCGCGCGGGTGATGTTAAATCCCCCATTTGGCGTAGTGGTGGTATAACCTTTGGCCCTAAGCCGCGCAGCTATAAGCAGAGGATGCCCAAGAAAATGCGTCGAGGTGCTTTGATGAGTGCACTTAACCTGAAGCTAAAAGAAGGAAAGCTTAAGGTAATTGCGGATTTTCAGTTCTCCGAGGCCAAGACGAAGACGGCAATCGATGCACTCAACAACCTTGATGCCGCGGGCAAGACACTTTTGGTAAGCAATGAGCAGCAGGCAAATTTCCTCACTGCCGTGAAGAACGTACGCACGGCCAAGCCACTCCGGGTCGAGGGACTTAACGTATACGATATCATGTGGCACGAGCATATTTTGTGCACAAAGGGCGCCATCGAGGCAATTGCCCAAAGATTGGCAGGATAA
- the rplW gene encoding 50S ribosomal protein L23 codes for MENTSIVKRPCVTEKSVMSSEESNKVVFDVDRRANKIQIKAAIEELFSVTVIKVNTMTMPSKRVRIGRHMGSRPPWKKAVVTLKEGDHIEFFESA; via the coding sequence ATGGAAAATACCTCGATAGTTAAACGGCCTTGCGTAACAGAAAAAAGCGTAATGAGCAGCGAAGAGTCGAATAAGGTTGTCTTTGATGTGGATCGGCGCGCCAATAAGATTCAAATCAAAGCAGCTATTGAAGAGTTGTTCAGCGTCACCGTTATCAAGGTCAATACGATGACAATGCCAAGCAAGAGAGTGCGAATTGGTCGGCATATGGGTTCAAGGCCGCCCTGGAAAAAAGCTGTGGTCACTCTCAAAGAGGGCGATCATATTGAATTCTTCGAGTCGGCATAA
- the rplC gene encoding 50S ribosomal protein L3, with amino-acid sequence MDFIMGRKLGMTHVFSPDGGTIPVTVVEAGPCTVLQKKSIEKDGYEALQIGFAPKKEKGVSKAMMGHFKKAGSQPFRYIREVPIGEGDEELEVGSVIDATAFDRGDRIDVTGTSKGRGFAGAMKRHGFSGGPASHGGMFDRGIGSVGNAAYPGRIIKGKKMAGHMGNERVTTQCVLLVDLVPEDNLIFVRGSVPGAPGGLVFLRKSVKGQRGGLDGPKEQVRSLNPLKASKRAARGG; translated from the coding sequence ATGGATTTTATTATGGGCCGAAAATTGGGCATGACCCACGTATTTTCTCCTGACGGGGGAACGATACCCGTTACTGTGGTGGAAGCGGGCCCTTGCACCGTACTCCAGAAAAAGTCAATTGAAAAAGATGGCTACGAGGCGTTACAGATTGGATTCGCACCGAAAAAAGAAAAGGGCGTTTCGAAAGCCATGATGGGCCACTTCAAAAAAGCGGGTTCGCAGCCCTTCCGGTACATCAGGGAAGTTCCAATTGGCGAGGGAGACGAGGAGCTTGAGGTTGGCTCCGTAATAGATGCCACAGCTTTTGACCGAGGTGATCGGATAGACGTTACCGGAACGAGTAAGGGACGTGGATTTGCCGGAGCCATGAAACGCCACGGATTTTCTGGCGGTCCCGCTTCCCACGGCGGTATGTTCGACCGTGGAATAGGTTCGGTAGGTAACGCGGCTTATCCAGGTCGCATTATCAAGGGAAAGAAGATGGCTGGCCACATGGGCAATGAGCGCGTGACCACACAGTGTGTGTTACTCGTTGACCTGGTGCCCGAGGACAATCTGATTTTTGTCCGGGGTTCCGTTCCCGGAGCTCCTGGTGGTCTCGTTTTCCTACGCAAGAGTGTTAAGGGCCAGCGTGGAGGCCTCGATGGCCCCAAGGAGCAGGTGCGCAGCCTGAATCCCCTGAAGGCCTCAAAGCGCGCGGCGCGGGGAGGCTGA
- a CDS encoding 30S ribosomal protein S12 produces MPTISQLIRKGRKQTREKSGSPALRSCPQRRGVCVRVYTTTPKKPNSALRKVARVRLTNGMEVTTYIPGEGHNLQEHSIVLIRGGRVKDLPGVRYHVVRGTLDSVGVEARRNGRSKYGAKRPK; encoded by the coding sequence GTGCCGACAATAAGTCAATTGATTCGAAAGGGTCGTAAGCAAACCCGTGAGAAGTCAGGCAGCCCCGCCCTGCGCTCCTGTCCTCAGAGAAGAGGAGTTTGTGTGCGCGTCTATACTACGACGCCAAAGAAACCCAACTCCGCGCTCCGCAAGGTGGCTCGTGTTCGACTTACAAACGGGATGGAAGTGACAACATATATTCCCGGCGAGGGTCACAACCTACAGGAGCACTCCATTGTGCTCATTCGTGGCGGGCGTGTTAAGGACCTTCCTGGAGTTCGCTACCATGTAGTGCGAGGGACACTCGACAGCGTTGGTGTCGAGGCCCGTCGCAACGGAAGATCAAAATACGGAGCGAAAAGACCGAAGTAG
- the fusA gene encoding elongation factor G gives MEKRAPLDKIRNIGIMAHIDAGKTTTTERILFYTGRTHKLGEVHDGNATMDWMEQEQERGITITSAATTCEWNDHIINIIDTPGHVDFTAEVERSLRVLDGAVAVFCAVGGVEPQSETVWRQAEKYGVPRIVFVNKMDRMGADFYSVVSQIEERLASNPMVVQLPIGTEDDFVGMVDLVTGTARVFDDPMGTTFSTVDIPAEMADLAAEWREKLFEALSMCDEALMERYLNGDDIPVEDVKAVIRKATLSGEAVPVFCGSAFRNKGVQLLLDAVVDYLPNPLNLPPVEGTLTEEEIEAGKVAPIRKPSTDEPFSAIAFKVMNDSFVGQLIFLRVYSGVLAAGSSVLNMVTGKEERVGRLLQMHANKREEIKEAHAGDIVAAIGLRRTKTGNTLCVPSDPILLESIDFPEPVISIAIEPATKADHDKLGNALGRLSDEDPTFIVKTDEETSQTILSGMGELHLEILVDRLTREFGVVANVGKPQVAFRETIRVESNARSRFVRQSGGRGQFGDVELMIKPLEPGSGFVFVNKIVGGAIPREYISSVEKGVREALDSGVIAGYPVVDIEATVYDGSFHAVDSSEMAFKIAGSMAFKDAVKKAKPVLLEPIMDVESICPPDYLGDVMGDLTSRRGRIKEMSDRAGAKVVTASVPLSLMFGYATDLRSMSQGRATYTMQFGRYEQLPASLAEELIARVQGAVVETA, from the coding sequence GTGGAAAAGAGAGCTCCTCTCGATAAAATTAGAAACATCGGTATCATGGCTCACATCGATGCCGGGAAAACGACCACCACAGAACGTATTTTGTTCTATACGGGTCGAACCCATAAGCTGGGCGAGGTTCATGATGGGAACGCCACCATGGACTGGATGGAGCAGGAGCAAGAGAGAGGCATAACAATCACTTCCGCTGCTACCACGTGTGAGTGGAACGATCATATTATCAATATTATTGACACCCCGGGGCATGTGGACTTTACGGCAGAGGTAGAGCGCAGCCTACGCGTTCTTGACGGTGCTGTAGCTGTTTTCTGTGCTGTTGGGGGTGTTGAGCCCCAGAGCGAAACTGTATGGCGCCAGGCCGAGAAATACGGCGTTCCGCGTATCGTATTTGTCAACAAGATGGACCGCATGGGTGCGGACTTTTATAGCGTCGTGAGTCAGATTGAAGAGCGCCTCGCTTCGAACCCCATGGTGGTTCAACTGCCTATCGGTACGGAAGATGATTTCGTGGGGATGGTGGATTTGGTGACTGGCACTGCGCGGGTTTTCGATGACCCCATGGGGACGACTTTTAGCACCGTCGATATTCCCGCTGAAATGGCAGATTTGGCAGCAGAATGGCGCGAGAAACTTTTCGAGGCTCTATCGATGTGCGATGAGGCTTTGATGGAGCGCTACCTTAACGGCGATGATATTCCCGTTGAGGATGTAAAAGCTGTAATCCGGAAGGCCACGCTGTCGGGCGAGGCTGTTCCGGTTTTCTGTGGCTCAGCTTTCAGAAACAAAGGTGTTCAACTTCTTCTTGACGCTGTTGTAGATTACCTGCCCAATCCGCTGAATCTGCCTCCGGTAGAAGGTACGTTGACCGAAGAAGAAATTGAGGCTGGTAAAGTGGCGCCAATTCGAAAGCCCTCAACCGACGAGCCCTTTTCTGCTATCGCTTTCAAGGTAATGAATGATTCTTTCGTGGGCCAATTGATATTTCTCCGGGTCTATTCCGGTGTTCTGGCAGCAGGATCTTCCGTCTTGAACATGGTTACTGGCAAAGAGGAACGCGTAGGGCGCCTTTTGCAGATGCATGCTAATAAACGTGAGGAAATAAAAGAGGCGCATGCCGGAGATATCGTAGCTGCTATCGGCCTGCGCCGCACAAAGACAGGAAATACACTTTGCGTCCCTTCAGATCCAATCCTTCTCGAATCGATTGATTTTCCCGAACCTGTTATTTCAATAGCCATCGAGCCCGCTACGAAGGCGGATCACGACAAACTCGGAAATGCGCTTGGACGCCTCTCAGACGAGGATCCGACGTTTATCGTCAAGACGGATGAGGAAACTAGCCAGACGATTCTTTCAGGGATGGGCGAGCTTCATCTGGAGATTTTAGTTGACCGGCTTACCCGCGAATTTGGTGTTGTTGCCAACGTAGGTAAACCACAGGTCGCCTTCCGCGAAACGATTCGAGTAGAGTCGAATGCGAGATCTAGGTTCGTTCGCCAGTCCGGTGGACGAGGCCAATTTGGCGATGTCGAACTCATGATTAAACCTCTTGAGCCTGGAAGTGGATTTGTTTTTGTCAACAAAATCGTTGGCGGAGCAATTCCTCGTGAGTACATCTCCTCGGTTGAAAAAGGTGTTCGTGAGGCATTGGATTCGGGCGTAATTGCTGGATATCCCGTAGTGGATATTGAGGCGACTGTTTATGACGGCTCGTTCCATGCAGTGGACAGTTCAGAAATGGCATTTAAGATTGCCGGTTCCATGGCTTTCAAAGATGCTGTAAAAAAAGCCAAACCTGTACTTCTTGAGCCAATAATGGATGTGGAATCTATTTGTCCTCCAGATTATCTGGGTGATGTGATGGGGGATTTAACTTCCCGTCGAGGCCGTATCAAGGAAATGTCAGATCGGGCGGGCGCGAAGGTAGTAACAGCGTCAGTACCCCTATCCCTGATGTTTGGTTATGCCACTGACCTGCGTTCGATGTCGCAGGGAAGAGCGACTTATACAATGCAGTTCGGACGGTACGAGCAATTGCCGGCTTCTTTGGCCGAGGAATTGATCGCCCGAGTCCAGGGAGCGGTTGTAGAGACTGCTTGA